A window of Exiguobacterium sp. FSL W8-0210 contains these coding sequences:
- a CDS encoding MerR family transcriptional regulator, protein MDRGKYNIKAVAALVGLNPTTIRAWERRYQVLDPDRSESGHRIYSDNDVAKLRWIVDKQKEGLSVSKAIQLYEMPVNRAEVPHDYGVELRDQLFQALTNFEERHAHDIMNKAFSMFSFDKVIQDIVGPLLHEIGVKWESGEITIAHEHFATAFLRARLSTLSLQMPINPFLPRIVCVCAPEEEHELGLLFFTLYLRQSGFDVIFLGSGIPVQDLVTVTHQLQPKAVILSCTLSDHLPLLDEALARLMADFPDLEIGLGGYAVDQLPERYGPHLLGADDQSWKSWLSRLTPTTGV, encoded by the coding sequence ATGGATCGTGGGAAATATAATATCAAAGCAGTCGCTGCGTTAGTGGGACTCAACCCGACGACCATTCGTGCTTGGGAGCGGAGATATCAGGTGCTCGATCCGGATCGAAGTGAATCCGGACATCGCATCTATAGTGATAACGATGTCGCGAAATTACGCTGGATCGTCGATAAACAAAAAGAGGGGTTATCTGTCTCTAAAGCAATCCAGTTGTATGAGATGCCTGTCAATCGGGCTGAAGTACCGCACGATTACGGAGTCGAACTGCGAGATCAGTTATTTCAGGCATTGACGAACTTTGAAGAACGACATGCGCATGACATCATGAATAAAGCATTCTCGATGTTTAGCTTCGATAAAGTCATTCAGGACATCGTCGGTCCACTTTTGCATGAGATCGGAGTGAAGTGGGAGTCGGGTGAGATCACGATTGCGCATGAGCATTTTGCGACGGCATTTCTGAGAGCTCGCCTTTCGACATTGTCGTTACAGATGCCGATCAATCCATTTTTACCGCGAATCGTCTGTGTCTGCGCGCCGGAAGAAGAACACGAACTTGGGCTACTTTTCTTCACGCTTTACTTACGTCAATCTGGATTTGATGTCATTTTCCTCGGTTCCGGTATACCGGTTCAGGACTTAGTGACGGTCACACACCAGCTGCAACCGAAAGCCGTTATTCTTTCCTGCACGTTATCGGATCATTTACCGTTGCTCGATGAAGCGCTGGCACGTTTGATGGCTGATTTTCCGGATCTTGAGATTGGTCTTGGAGGTTATGCGGTCGATCAGCTGCCGGAACGGTATGGTCCACATTTACTTGGTGCAGACGATCAATCTTGGAAAAGTTGGTTAAGTCGACTCACTCCGACAACTGGTGTATAG
- a CDS encoding RecQ family ATP-dependent DNA helicase: protein MEALLHRHFGYEAFRPGQRQIIDSILNGTDTLAILPTGGGKSVCYQFPSYVQNEGLTLILSPLLSLIEDQVMQIKRRGERSVAKLTSVETREEKEQILSVLEHLRYLYLSPEQLALPQIRARLKQINIALFVVDEAHCISQWGHEFRPEYARLGHIRQELGLPPCLALTATATRAVEQDIQTQLRMHEPQIIRRSVNRPEIQYVVDRVDREEKDAAVNRWMERIVRPCVIYTTTRKEAERIAEIIDGATYYHAGLTIEDRQLVQQQFLHDEIDCLVCTSAFGMGVDKGNVRTVIHYTMPATIEAYMQEVGRAGRDGKEATAILLYATQDEQLQTYLIDTQYAPVLWIDQLQQGMNQGESYAKMESRFRFNPEDPAYRLLKSQLENGWSKERIIQWQTERKQLKRQEIKQMMDYVHRNECRRSMLLHHFDEQAIVQPRCCDICGTIEWENPVQRRTHQPVDWKLRLEQVFFSSPDSV from the coding sequence ATGGAAGCGTTATTGCATCGTCATTTTGGCTACGAAGCATTTCGACCTGGACAACGCCAAATCATCGATTCCATCCTAAACGGAACAGATACACTAGCAATTTTGCCGACTGGTGGAGGAAAGTCTGTCTGTTATCAATTTCCGTCTTATGTACAAAATGAAGGACTAACGTTGATTTTGTCTCCGTTACTCTCGTTGATTGAAGACCAGGTCATGCAAATCAAGCGCAGAGGGGAGCGATCTGTCGCTAAATTAACTTCTGTCGAGACACGAGAAGAGAAGGAGCAGATCTTATCTGTACTCGAACATCTACGATATCTTTACTTATCACCGGAGCAACTGGCGCTGCCACAGATTCGGGCTCGGCTAAAACAGATCAATATCGCGCTCTTCGTCGTCGATGAGGCGCATTGTATCTCCCAATGGGGACACGAATTTCGACCGGAGTATGCAAGACTTGGTCACATTCGACAAGAACTTGGCCTTCCACCATGTCTTGCCTTAACGGCAACAGCGACGCGTGCTGTTGAGCAAGATATTCAAACACAACTGCGTATGCATGAGCCACAAATCATCCGTCGTTCTGTCAACCGACCAGAAATCCAATATGTTGTCGATCGCGTTGATCGAGAAGAAAAGGATGCGGCAGTCAATCGGTGGATGGAACGCATCGTTCGCCCATGCGTCATCTATACGACAACCCGTAAAGAAGCGGAACGAATTGCTGAAATCATTGACGGCGCGACCTATTATCATGCTGGGTTGACGATAGAAGATCGCCAGCTTGTTCAACAACAGTTTCTTCATGATGAGATTGATTGTCTCGTGTGTACGAGTGCGTTCGGAATGGGTGTCGATAAAGGTAACGTCCGTACGGTCATTCACTATACGATGCCTGCGACGATCGAAGCTTACATGCAGGAAGTCGGACGTGCCGGACGTGACGGTAAAGAGGCGACTGCGATCTTACTCTACGCTACTCAAGATGAACAACTACAAACGTACTTGATCGACACGCAATATGCGCCCGTCTTGTGGATCGATCAATTGCAACAAGGAATGAATCAAGGCGAATCCTATGCCAAGATGGAAAGTCGTTTTCGTTTTAATCCGGAAGATCCGGCATACCGCTTACTTAAATCACAACTCGAGAATGGGTGGTCGAAGGAACGCATCATCCAGTGGCAAACAGAACGTAAACAATTGAAACGACAAGAGATCAAACAGATGATGGACTACGTTCACCGGAACGAATGTCGCCGTTCGATGTTGTTGCATCATTTTGATGAGCAGGCAATCGTACAACCACGTTGTTGTGATATATGTGGAACGATTGAGTGGGAAAATCCAGTGCAGAGAAGGACGCATCAACCGGTAGATTGGAAATTGCGTTTAGAACAAGTCTTTTTTTCATCACCAGATTCGGTGTAA
- a CDS encoding helix-turn-helix domain-containing protein — MEVSLLERIFLESIQRLRNERSDRSLYHVFQGKKSATSLQDAHFYDLESVFGTVLVSKQRFETILAELSQKNWIERQETLRLTYEGAQLVEQTDRAIIDQLGGELRGYAEMMWKRLSLLVQTMVCLEAKQPFIPVQQETIIREWVKSVLPTISNRAEWLHHMHQELIFLLERLPEREATLISYRLSGVQAGWSYPQLAQMMKTDMESVQYEFTIAWRKCIDDLEKTPFLKQIGVDLHTSKMTQSAQTTWELLQQGLTVEAVAIRRRLKNSTMEDHLVEIAMYVPSFPLDHFVTLSQQEEVRQIAQRLGTYALKRIKSEMQSEISYFQIRLVLARSKWEGI; from the coding sequence ATGGAAGTTTCTTTACTCGAGCGTATTTTTCTGGAATCGATCCAGCGCCTTCGAAATGAACGATCTGACCGCAGTCTTTATCATGTTTTTCAAGGAAAGAAATCAGCGACTTCTCTGCAAGATGCTCATTTTTATGATTTAGAGTCGGTATTCGGTACTGTATTAGTCAGTAAACAGCGATTCGAAACAATCTTGGCTGAACTTTCGCAGAAGAATTGGATTGAGCGGCAAGAGACACTGCGACTGACGTACGAAGGCGCGCAACTAGTAGAGCAAACGGATCGTGCGATCATTGATCAACTAGGTGGTGAACTTCGTGGTTATGCTGAGATGATGTGGAAACGACTCAGCCTTTTGGTTCAAACGATGGTTTGTTTAGAAGCGAAACAGCCGTTTATTCCTGTGCAACAGGAAACCATCATCCGTGAATGGGTAAAAAGTGTTCTTCCGACCATCTCGAATCGAGCAGAATGGTTACATCATATGCACCAAGAGTTGATATTTCTCCTTGAGCGCTTACCAGAGCGAGAAGCGACATTAATCAGTTACCGCTTGTCTGGCGTGCAGGCAGGATGGTCTTATCCGCAATTAGCTCAAATGATGAAAACGGATATGGAGAGTGTTCAATACGAATTTACGATCGCTTGGCGAAAGTGCATCGATGACTTAGAAAAAACACCATTTCTAAAGCAAATAGGTGTTGATCTACACACGTCAAAAATGACCCAGTCTGCGCAAACGACATGGGAGTTATTACAACAGGGATTAACCGTTGAAGCGGTTGCGATCCGAAGACGATTAAAAAATAGTACGATGGAAGATCATCTCGTTGAGATTGCAATGTATGTTCCTTCGTTTCCACTGGATCATTTTGTTACGTTATCTCAGCAAGAAGAGGTTCGACAGATTGCACAGCGACTCGGAACCTACGCGCTGAAACGGATCAAGAGTGAGATGCAATCCGAGATATCTTATTTTCAGATTCGATTGGTATTAGCACGTAGCAAATGGGAGGGGATTTAA
- a CDS encoding ferredoxin, with protein sequence MAKFTIVDKDTCIACGACGAAAPDIYDYDDEGLAYVILDDNNGTAEIPEALFDDMIDAFEGCPTDSIKVADESFEGDALKFE encoded by the coding sequence ATGGCTAAATTTACGATTGTCGACAAAGATACTTGCATCGCTTGTGGTGCTTGTGGAGCAGCGGCACCAGATATCTATGATTATGATGATGAGGGTTTGGCGTATGTCATTCTTGATGATAACAATGGTACTGCCGAAATTCCAGAAGCATTATTCGACGATATGATTGATGCATTCGAAGGTTGCCCGACGGATTCAATCAAAGTAGCAGATGAATCGTTCGAAGGCGATGCGTTAAAATTCGAATAA
- a CDS encoding ABC transporter permease translates to MGFLEVLYIIVPIALAYSAPLIIAALGGIFSERSGVVNIALEGLMVMGAFTGVVTALTLSKMGLGAASPWLAMLIAIVVGAVFSLFLAIPAILFRADQTVLGVAINLLAVGLAIFLVRALYSKGQTDSIPNRISKENVPFLSDIPVLKMFFANVYYTSYIAIVLAFVAWYIIFKTPFGLRLRSVGEHPMAADTMGINVTKMRFIGVMISGGFGGLAGAVYATSISLNFSVTTILGQGFLAIAAMIFGKWNPLGAMGAALFFGFAQAISIIGQQLPLLDQIPQVYLLIAPYLLTILALAGVVGRADAPKAVGVPYIKGKR, encoded by the coding sequence ATGGGCTTTCTTGAAGTACTTTATATCATCGTGCCAATCGCACTTGCCTATTCGGCTCCGTTGATCATTGCAGCACTTGGCGGCATTTTCAGTGAACGTTCTGGCGTCGTCAACATCGCGTTAGAAGGATTAATGGTCATGGGTGCCTTCACAGGTGTCGTCACGGCGTTGACTTTATCGAAAATGGGCTTAGGTGCTGCGAGTCCTTGGCTTGCGATGCTCATCGCGATCGTCGTCGGAGCGGTCTTCTCACTGTTCCTTGCGATTCCGGCAATCCTATTCCGAGCAGACCAAACGGTTCTTGGAGTAGCGATCAACTTGCTCGCAGTCGGTCTTGCGATCTTCCTTGTCCGTGCACTTTACAGTAAAGGACAGACAGATTCGATTCCAAACCGGATTTCGAAAGAAAATGTACCATTCTTGTCTGATATTCCAGTCTTGAAGATGTTCTTCGCGAACGTCTACTATACATCGTATATCGCGATCGTTCTCGCGTTCGTCGCATGGTACATCATCTTCAAGACACCATTTGGTCTTCGTTTACGTTCTGTCGGGGAACACCCGATGGCAGCGGACACGATGGGAATCAACGTCACGAAGATGCGTTTCATCGGCGTCATGATCTCTGGTGGTTTCGGCGGTCTTGCTGGTGCTGTCTACGCGACGTCGATTTCATTGAACTTCAGTGTGACGACGATTCTCGGTCAAGGCTTCCTCGCGATTGCGGCGATGATCTTCGGAAAATGGAACCCACTCGGTGCCATGGGGGCAGCCCTCTTCTTCGGGTTCGCTCAAGCGATTTCGATCATCGGTCAGCAATTGCCGTTACTCGATCAAATTCCACAAGTGTATCTGTTGATTGCGCCGTATTTATTGACGATCTTAGCACTTGCTGGAGTCGTAGGTCGTGCGGATGCACCAAAAGCTGTCGGTGTACCGTATATCAAAGGTAAACGCTAA
- a CDS encoding ABC transporter permease: MKLERFYGILIPILSIVLGMVVGAIVMLIGGYDPIAGFDQLFYGIFGEPYSIGETLRAAAPLIFAGLAVAFAFRTGLFNIGVEGQVLVGWMVAVWIGIKFDFPTVVHLPLALIGAGLAGALWASIPGILKAKFHVHEVITSIMMNYIALYVTNDILRHVIGITNERTETIKESASLASPFLQEITDFSRLHNGIFIAIIAALVFWFILWKTTLGYELRAVGFNKNAAEYAGMGVNRNIILSFVISGVFAGLAGAMEGLGTFQNMTLNASFTGVGFDGIAVALLGANNPIGVVLAALLFAGLNIGGLSMQQIGIPPELIKIIIAFIIIFVASGYAIRLVIEKFAVKKESKKAKGAGQ, encoded by the coding sequence ATGAAGTTAGAGCGTTTTTACGGCATCCTCATTCCGATTCTTTCCATCGTGCTTGGGATGGTCGTCGGGGCAATCGTCATGCTCATTGGTGGGTATGATCCGATTGCTGGGTTTGATCAATTATTTTATGGTATTTTTGGCGAACCGTACAGCATCGGTGAAACATTGCGTGCGGCGGCTCCATTGATCTTCGCGGGTCTTGCTGTCGCGTTTGCTTTTCGGACAGGACTTTTTAACATCGGTGTCGAAGGTCAAGTACTCGTCGGCTGGATGGTTGCAGTCTGGATTGGAATCAAGTTTGATTTTCCGACAGTTGTTCATTTACCACTCGCTTTGATTGGAGCAGGTTTAGCAGGTGCGCTTTGGGCATCGATTCCTGGTATCTTAAAAGCGAAATTCCACGTACATGAAGTCATCACGTCGATCATGATGAACTATATCGCGTTATACGTCACGAACGATATTTTACGTCATGTCATCGGCATTACGAATGAGCGGACGGAGACAATCAAGGAATCAGCATCACTTGCGTCACCGTTCTTACAAGAGATCACGGATTTCTCACGTCTTCATAACGGAATTTTCATCGCAATCATCGCTGCACTCGTCTTCTGGTTTATTCTTTGGAAAACAACACTCGGTTATGAACTTCGAGCTGTTGGATTCAATAAGAATGCTGCTGAATATGCAGGGATGGGCGTTAACCGCAATATCATCTTATCGTTCGTCATCTCAGGTGTGTTCGCTGGTCTTGCTGGGGCGATGGAAGGTCTTGGGACGTTCCAAAACATGACGCTGAATGCGTCCTTCACTGGTGTTGGATTCGACGGGATCGCGGTTGCCTTGTTAGGTGCGAATAATCCGATCGGCGTCGTGCTCGCTGCATTACTATTTGCAGGACTCAATATCGGTGGTCTGTCGATGCAACAGATTGGTATTCCACCGGAACTGATCAAAATTATCATTGCGTTCATCATCATCTTCGTGGCTTCTGGATACGCGATTCGTCTCGTCATCGAGAAGTTCGCAGTTAAGAAAGAATCTAAAAAAGCGAAAGGAGCCGGTCAGTAA
- a CDS encoding ABC transporter ATP-binding protein → MEYVIEMLNIRKEFGNFVANDNITLQLRKGEIHALLGENGAGKSTLMNVLFGLYQPEAGEIRVRGEKVNITSPNVANDLGIGMVHQHFMLVQNFTVTENIILGAEPRTGIKIDRASAREKVRQISEQYGLAVDPDAKIEDISVGMQQRVEILKTLYRGADILIFDEPSAVLTPQEIKELIQIMNRLIAEGKSIILITHKLKEIMEVADRCTTIRRGKYIGTVDIDETMTQSRLAEMMVGREVNFNAEYSKATPQELVLDIKNLVVKDGRGIKAVDGLNLDIRAGEIVGIAGIDGNGQTELIEAITGLRKADSGEIFLNNKSIKNLKPRKVTESGVGHIPQDRHKHGLVLDYSIGHNMVLQTYYKQPYSKAGIMNYKQVMEKAKTLIEKFDVRTPSPETFARALSGGNQQKAIIAREVDRSPDLLIAAQPTRGLDVGAIEFIHEQLVLEREKGRAVLLISFELEEILQVSDRIAVLYEGKTVAFLDPKETNEIELGFLMAGGKKEEVGHS, encoded by the coding sequence TTGGAATACGTCATTGAGATGCTGAACATCAGAAAAGAGTTTGGCAATTTCGTCGCAAATGATAATATCACGCTCCAGCTTCGGAAAGGTGAGATTCACGCTTTACTTGGTGAAAACGGTGCCGGAAAATCGACGCTGATGAACGTCTTATTTGGTTTGTATCAGCCTGAGGCTGGAGAAATTCGTGTACGTGGTGAAAAAGTCAATATTACGAGTCCGAACGTCGCGAATGATCTTGGAATCGGCATGGTGCACCAACACTTCATGCTCGTTCAAAATTTCACTGTTACTGAAAACATCATTTTAGGTGCAGAGCCACGTACAGGGATTAAGATTGATCGTGCATCGGCGCGTGAAAAGGTACGCCAGATTTCTGAACAGTATGGTCTTGCTGTTGATCCTGATGCAAAAATCGAGGATATTTCAGTCGGAATGCAACAACGTGTTGAAATTTTGAAGACGTTGTACCGTGGGGCAGACATCTTGATCTTTGATGAACCATCTGCTGTTTTGACACCGCAAGAGATCAAAGAATTGATTCAAATCATGAATCGCTTGATTGCGGAAGGAAAGTCGATTATCCTCATTACGCATAAACTGAAAGAAATCATGGAAGTAGCTGATCGCTGTACGACGATTCGCCGTGGTAAATATATCGGCACGGTCGATATTGATGAGACGATGACACAGTCGCGTCTTGCTGAAATGATGGTAGGTCGTGAAGTCAACTTTAATGCGGAGTATTCCAAGGCAACTCCACAAGAACTCGTCCTCGATATCAAGAATCTAGTCGTCAAGGACGGTCGTGGCATCAAAGCAGTCGATGGGTTGAATCTCGACATTCGTGCCGGAGAAATCGTTGGAATTGCCGGAATCGACGGGAACGGACAAACGGAATTGATTGAAGCCATTACAGGTCTTCGTAAAGCAGACAGTGGCGAAATCTTCCTCAACAACAAATCGATTAAAAACCTGAAGCCACGGAAAGTAACGGAATCAGGTGTCGGTCACATCCCACAAGACCGACATAAACATGGACTTGTCCTTGATTATTCGATTGGACATAACATGGTCTTACAAACGTACTACAAACAACCGTACTCAAAAGCAGGCATCATGAACTATAAACAAGTCATGGAAAAAGCCAAAACGCTCATCGAGAAGTTCGACGTCCGAACTCCAAGCCCAGAGACGTTCGCTCGTGCCTTGTCTGGTGGTAACCAGCAAAAAGCGATCATTGCGCGTGAAGTCGATCGTTCTCCAGATTTGCTGATTGCGGCTCAGCCGACTCGGGGGCTTGATGTTGGGGCAATCGAGTTCATTCATGAACAATTGGTTCTTGAGCGCGAAAAAGGTCGTGCTGTCTTGTTGATTTCATTCGAACTCGAAGAAATTCTACAAGTCTCTGACCGGATTGCCGTGTTATATGAAGGAAAAACAGTGGCCTTCTTGGATCCGAAAGAAACGAACGAAATTGAGCTTGGCTTCCTGATGGCCGGCGGTAAGAAAGAGGAGGTAGGTCATTCATGA
- a CDS encoding BMP family lipoprotein has translation MKKKSLLALAATGLAMSSVLAACGGNDDSKDSGNGSKSEGFKVGMVTDTGGVDDKSFNQSAWEGIQKFGKDNDLKEGTGYKYLQSAKQSDYQPNLQQLARAKYDLILGIGFLMAEDIGKVADQFKKNNFALVDQVVDKPNVASIVFKENEGSFLVGVVAGLTTKTDKVGFVGGVNSDLIKKFESGFKAGVKAANPKAEIEIQYAEDFNAAEKGQAIASGMYGKKVDVIYHAAGGTGQGVFTEAKNRKKNGEDVWVIGVDRDQVEEGMPENVTLTSMVKRVDTAVEQVAKDTKDGKFPAGKVVEFGLKDGGVDIAPSKDNVSKEALDKVEEYKKQIIDGDIKVPSTDDEYKEYEASLK, from the coding sequence ATGAAAAAGAAGTCACTTCTCGCATTAGCAGCAACAGGTTTAGCAATGAGTTCCGTCCTTGCAGCATGTGGTGGCAACGACGATTCGAAAGATTCAGGTAACGGCAGCAAATCAGAAGGCTTTAAAGTAGGTATGGTTACAGATACAGGTGGCGTGGATGATAAATCATTCAACCAATCTGCTTGGGAAGGTATCCAAAAGTTCGGGAAAGACAATGACTTAAAAGAAGGTACTGGCTATAAATATCTCCAATCTGCAAAACAATCAGACTATCAACCGAACCTTCAGCAATTAGCACGTGCAAAATACGACTTAATTCTCGGGATTGGTTTCTTGATGGCTGAAGATATCGGTAAAGTAGCGGATCAGTTCAAAAAGAACAACTTCGCACTCGTTGACCAAGTCGTTGATAAACCAAACGTCGCGTCAATCGTCTTCAAAGAAAACGAAGGTTCGTTCCTCGTTGGTGTCGTTGCAGGTCTAACGACGAAAACGGATAAAGTTGGATTTGTCGGTGGTGTCAACTCGGACTTGATCAAAAAGTTCGAAAGCGGATTTAAAGCAGGTGTTAAAGCGGCTAACCCGAAAGCGGAAATCGAAATTCAATACGCAGAAGATTTCAACGCTGCAGAAAAAGGACAAGCAATCGCTTCAGGTATGTACGGTAAAAAAGTCGACGTCATCTATCACGCAGCTGGTGGTACTGGACAAGGGGTATTCACAGAAGCGAAAAACCGTAAAAAGAACGGTGAAGATGTTTGGGTTATCGGTGTAGACCGTGACCAAGTCGAAGAAGGTATGCCAGAGAACGTCACATTGACATCAATGGTCAAACGTGTGGATACAGCAGTAGAGCAAGTCGCGAAAGACACGAAGGACGGCAAATTCCCAGCAGGTAAAGTCGTTGAGTTCGGTCTAAAAGACGGCGGTGTCGATATCGCACCTTCAAAAGACAACGTCTCAAAAGAAGCACTCGACAAAGTCGAAGAGTACAAAAAACAAATCATCGATGGTGACATTAAAGTTCCATCGACTGACGACGAGTATAAAGAGTACGAAGCGTCACTTAAATAA
- a CDS encoding GntR family transcriptional regulator: MSIKLDHRLLYLRVIEKIKSDIDDGVYKEGEKLPSEFELSKQLGVSRATLREALRILEDENIVIRKHGVGTFINARPPFTSGIEELYSVTEMIARAGMVPTSEVLSSEMVQPTERDRERFQLGPDELVYRIERIRLAGDVPVVYCIDKIPSHYIKNEEQFTSSTSLFDALEKELGRRVTHAVTHIEPRIDPKIAEQLHTDQPLLALRQTHYDELDRSVLFSANYFRADKFDFHVIRKRV, translated from the coding sequence ATGTCGATTAAATTAGATCATCGTTTGCTTTATTTACGTGTGATTGAAAAGATCAAGTCTGACATCGATGACGGCGTTTACAAGGAAGGCGAGAAGCTCCCTTCAGAGTTTGAACTTTCAAAGCAACTTGGCGTCAGTCGAGCTACTCTTCGAGAGGCATTACGAATTCTTGAAGATGAGAACATCGTCATCCGTAAACACGGTGTCGGTACGTTTATCAATGCAAGACCACCGTTTACTTCTGGAATCGAAGAATTGTACAGCGTAACAGAAATGATTGCGCGCGCAGGTATGGTTCCGACATCAGAAGTGTTATCATCCGAGATGGTCCAACCGACTGAGCGCGACCGAGAGCGTTTTCAACTTGGTCCGGATGAATTGGTTTATCGAATCGAACGAATCCGACTCGCAGGGGATGTTCCTGTCGTCTATTGTATCGATAAGATTCCAAGCCATTATATTAAAAATGAAGAGCAGTTCACCTCTTCGACATCATTATTTGATGCTTTAGAAAAAGAACTTGGACGACGTGTCACGCATGCCGTGACGCACATCGAGCCACGTATTGATCCGAAAATCGCTGAACAATTACATACGGACCAACCTTTGCTCGCGTTGCGTCAAACGCATTATGATGAGCTCGACCGTTCCGTTCTTTTTTCAGCGAACTATTTCCGAGCAGATAAGTTCGATTTCCACGTCATCCGTAAACGTGTGTGA